One part of the Ochotona princeps isolate mOchPri1 chromosome 3, mOchPri1.hap1, whole genome shotgun sequence genome encodes these proteins:
- the NDUFB4 gene encoding NADH dehydrogenase [ubiquinone] 1 beta subcomplex subunit 4: protein MAFPKYNPSGLASLPSTLNPAEYDISPEARQAQAERLAIRARLKREYLLQYNNPNRRGLIEDPALIRWTYARSANIYPNFRPTPKNSLLGALLGIGPLYFWYYVFKTDRDKKEKLIQEGKLDRTFSISY, encoded by the exons ATGGCGTTTCCCAAATATAATCCGTCGGGCCTAGCTAGTTTGCCGTCTACCCTCAATCCGGCGGAATACGACATATCTCCGGAAGCCCGGCAGGCGCAAGCGGAGCGGTTGGCCATAAGAGCCCGGCTTAAACGGGAATACTTGCTTCAGTACAACAACCCCAATCGCCGAGGGCTCATC GAAGATCCTGCCTTAATTCGTTGGACATACGCGAGATCAGCAAACATCTATCCAAATTTCAGGCCCACTCCCAAGAACTCACTCTTAGGAGCTCTGCTTGGAATTGGGCCCCTGTATTTCTGGTATTATGTTTTCAAGACGGACAGG gataagaaagaaaaacttatCCAGGAGGGAAAATTGGATCGAACATTTAGCATCTCATACTAA